The genomic window actctgcaatgttgggaagGGCtcttaagcaagcatttcacggtaaagtctacaccagttattcggcgcatgtgacaaatatttattttgggggggatttgaTTGTATCTTTTATAAACACATTCTACGTGGGGGTGCCTCTTTCCAGGGGAGCAGGCGGACCTGGTCTTTGTGTTCTTCGACCCCATGGGCCAGGCGCTGTGCAAGCGCACACTCAACATCGTGGAGAAGCTGAGCGATAAGGTTGCGGACAAGCTGCGCTTCTACCTCAGCAAGGCAGATGAAGCCGGGAGGGAGACGGACAGACAGGTCAGTTACTCTTTGACGATGTACTGTCCATTTAACCTCCATCTAGATCCCTCTGCTGTCCATGCAGTGACTGGATCGATGTCtgtggagagaaatgtgtgttgGTTTATGCTAGCTGGTTCAGAATGGATTAGATTTTGAAGCCCATTATAGCAGTTGCTGTGTGGTATAACAAATGTATTTAACTTACCAATTTGAATTACATCTACTATTTTTATCACatcataattaagcaataaggcccgaggaggtgtggtatatggccaatatacaacggctaagggcggtgtccaggcactctgcgtatACCATAGCCCTTAGCCGTTAAATATTGGCCATATTCACAaatccctgaggtgccttattgctattataaactggttaccaatgtaattaaagtagtaaaaataaatgttttgtcatacccgtgccATACGATCCAATACAGtgtattcaaaaagtattcagacccctcccccttttccacatgttgttactttacagccttattctaaaatggatgaaataaattaaaatcctcatcaatctacacacaataccccataatgaggattttagaaatgtttgcacatttattaaaaataaaaaagatacataagtattcagaccctttgctatgagactcgaaattaagctcaggtgcatcctgtttctattgatcatccttgagatatttctacaacttgattggagtccacctatgcaaaattaaaaatgattggacatgatttggaaaggcacaaacctgactatataaggtcccactgttgacagtgcatgtcaaaacaaaaaccaagccatgatgtccaAGGaacatagagctctgagacaggattgtgtcagcacagatctgggtaccaaaacatttctgcagcattgaaggtccccaagaacacagtggcctccatcattcttaaatggaagaaatgtggaagcaccaagactcttcctagagctggccgcccggccaaactgagcaatcgggggagaagggccttagtcggggaggtgaccaagagcacgatggtcactctgacaaagctccagagttcctctgtggagaaccttccagaaggagaaccatctctgcaacactccaccaatcaggcctttatggtagaatggccagacggaagccactcctcaataaaaggcacaaaccaagattgaactctttggcctgaatgccaagcgtcacgtctgaaggaaacctggcaccatccctatggtgaagcatggtggtggcagcatcatgctgtggggatgtttttcagaggcagggactgggagactagttaggatcgagggaaagatgaacggcgcaaagtacagagatccctgatgaaaacttgctccagagcactcaggacctcagactggggtgaaggttcaccttccaacaggacaacgacccttagcTCAcacccaagacaacgcaggagtggcttcgggacaagtctctgaatgtccttgagtggcccagcctgtgctcggacttgaaccggatcgaacattttctggagagacctgaaaatagctgtgcagcaacgctcctcatccaacctgacagagcttgacaagatctgcagagaggaatgggacaaactccccaaatacaggtgtgccaagcttgtagcgtcatacccaagaagacacgaggctgtaattgatgccaaaggtgcttcagcaaagtgctgagtaaagtaagtctgatatttcagtttttgccttgtcataatggggtattgtgtgtagatggatgagggggaataaacaatttaatccattttacagtaaagctgtaacgtaacaaaatgtggaaaaagtcaagggatctgaatatttTTCGAATACACTGTAAATCACAGCTGTCAGCCaagcagcattcagggctcgaaccaacaAACTTATAATATGTGTTATAGCACATATTACTTCCCCAAGCTTAGAATATTGCATACATGGAATCTCTCTAGAAtacttttgttttcttttgttgttttcccATGAACAGCGTGTCATGATGCAGATAGTTCAGGAACTGTGTCGCCGACCGGGGCTGAACAAGTGTGGCTTTGAGATGCCCACCATATACATCCCTAACCCCCAGAAGGTAAGACATCATGGACTAAGGCTAGACAAGTCTATCCCAGAGGCCTCGTTCAATATAAAACTCTGCGCAAAGTCACAAATGTAGGTTAAAAAGTATTCTCAAAGCATTTCCTGATATTTCAATGTGTGTGTACAATGAGAACAAAATGTATTGGTGTTTTTTCACAGGATATTTAGGCCCTACCGCTCTCTGCCCCGTTTAGCTTGCCTCACAGTTAATTTGACAAAGTCATTCAAGTAGTGGTAAAGATTAAGATTTCCTTTTCAGCTACTACTTTACcaggtatttttttttatacatttctacAGAACTGATCATTAATAGGGCAAGTAGGATATATATGAGGCTTTTATGtgcaaaataattacattttgaaaCCATGTGGACGGATGAGAATTAAACCCATGACACTGTCCTCTGGAGGGAGGCTATGGTGTTGTTTTAGAGCATTTCCGTCAAGTGTAGCCTACTCCCTTTAATCGATCTTCAGCTGTTGAACGTAGTTTGGTTAGGTCTGGATTTAAGGCACTCTTGCTGTGGAAGGTAAATCCTCCTGATCAGGAGATCTGATGGCTGTGGATGGCTGAGAACAGGATGAATCACTTGTGTTATGACAGCTGGGAGAGTTATATTCCGTCTCAGTGGGACTAGGGGTTATAAACCAACTGGCCTGATCAGCCACCTTTAGCAGCCTCAGACCTGAGTAATGGATCCCTCATCCGGTGATCAATGGTCGTCAGGCTGTGCGATGGATGGTCGGTGGATTTTTGCATTCGTCCTGCACCGATGAATTACtgctgagagagggggaggcccCACTATACCAGAAAGTACACGATGTGACGGAGTCAGTGATCTAAGCACCCGACTCTGGACTACAAAGTCCCCTGGCAACAAAGGTTCGAGCCCCGTCTCGgccgctctctctctatactcctactatctgtctccctctctacatTTACCGCTGTACTGTgaagaagaaaagaaaaaacgtttaaaacgtgtatgtatatatatatatatttctgagGCATAAATCAAAGTGCACATGGCTGTTAAAAAGAACTAACACATCTTTAGATTTTAGCACCAAACTTTCCAGTCTTTCCTTCTCAAAACTCCAAGACACATACAGTAAATCAACATCAGAAGTGAATCAAAATGCATTGTGTACTTTATGGACGATGATGTAGTGTGACCAAGAGGTTGGCTGCTTATTCCTCTGTCCTGTTGTCCAGCCGAGCCGGTGTGTGAACCAGATCGACGGAGTGTGTCAGACGATAGAGAAGACCATCAACCAGGCCGTCCAGAAGACTCTGGACCAGCTGGAGAAGGACTGTGACCTCATCTCCTCCACAATCGACAGCAAATTGTCCCAGGACAGGTAAGAGAAGGAAACagtaggtatcctagtggtttgaGAGGTGGACCAGTAACACGAAAGGTTGCTCGTTCAAGTCCCGGGACGGGTGACGGAAAAGTGGGGCTTGAACTGGCCACTGGAGAGTTGCTGGTGTCATTCTACCcttgtgcccttaagcaaggcactgaACCCCAAAAATAGGGGACCAGGCTATTCCTCTCTTATTGCCTTTACATGCCACAAAGCTCCATTAACCCCagggcctctgtctgtctgtgttcctgcaGGGCGGACGTGAGTTTCAACAGCAGTGTCCGTCTGCACTCCTTCCTGTGTGGGGCACTGGGCATCCTACTGCCGTGCCTTTTCATCCTCAGCTTCATCGTTAACACCCTCACCCCAGAGGAGCTGCAGGAGCTACTGGGAGATGGGCTGGCCAAAGCCCTTGGGCTCTCCATGGTAGGTAACCTCTGACTCCTAACCCCTGACTCTAACATTCATACCCTGAATTTCAAATCGCCCCCCTAGCCCCTCTTCCCGAGGCACTCCTGTAGATGCATTACGATGCAGCTCTAATGCATTTTAAGACTTGTCATGAGCATGACCAACCAAGAATATGAATAATATCCCGTTTGCCTCAAAATACTGTTCTAAATACTGCTGTTGTTATGCTCATCTCAACAGGGTGTAGTTGTCTTTCTGTGGACCTGGATACCAGAGGATTTCCAGATATTGTTTATGATCATATTTGGTGTACTCTGCTACTTTTTCTTTTGTCTTGCCAAGTATTTTGCCCGGTAAGCAGAatcactgtttctctctttttctcacgcacaaaaaaacacacactaaTCCATTGCTTActccatttttttccccctcatggAAAACGTTTCCCACTTTGATTGACAGCCGTTGTCATGTGATTGTGTCCTCAGCCAAGGGAATAGGACTCTGACGAAGAAGGAGAAGAGAAGCCTCACAGAGTACAGCGATTACGTCCAGGATGTCGTCAAAGCCAAGAAGGTGCGATTTCATTGCAATAATTCTCATTCGGCAATTCGGTCGAAGAAGTTGGGTATTCAAGTGTGTCGTTTTAGATATATTTCTGAGGCATGAAATGCGCTACTGGGTACATATCATCTGTATTCCATCCTCAACTTATTTCAACAGGGAAAGCTATACGAGGAGTATCTCGCGCAGTGTGCTGCTGAATATGACTTCTGATAAGGGGCGGATCCATCGGAAATCTACATGCCGGACTTTCTCGTGGATTAATTGTTTTGTAGGACGTCTTCGTAAGTGTTTTCATAATCACACTGGTCAAGGGCTCACATGCCTAGGATTTCACAATTTGGGAAGCTTTCTGGTACATTTATAAACATTTACAtgccactggggggggggggggggggagtagttatttctgtaaaaaaactcattctgattggctgggcctggttcccaagtgtgtgggcctatgccctcccaggcccaccgatggctgtgcccctgcccagtcatgtgaaatctgtagattagggcctaatttatttatttatattgaccgatttccttatacAAACTATAActgagtaaaatctttgaaattgttgcagtttgcattcatatttttgttcagtgtataactCAATTTGtgagatacagtatatactgtgaGAGAAATATAAAGTGCCTTTTTAGTTGGAAAACTGTGATTTTAAGAAGTATCTCAATCGGAAATTTCTCGGGACTTTTTCAGGACGTGTATGTATTTACATCTGAAAGCACGTATGGGACTGTTTACTTGTTTATAGGCTACCTTTCTTAAATGACTCTCtaagctaaaaaaaaaaaggtgtttCTTGATGTCTTTTTGAAACATCTTAGATTATAATGTTGGAACGTGCTTGGGGGATCCTTTGACATTTTGTAATGAATATGTTGTATTACAAACTACAGTATCAGTAGAAGTGTCTACTCTGGACAAGAAATCAAAAATCTCCATAATGCTGATTAACACGAACAAGTGTGTCGACGGTGATTTTAGTTTTCTTCTATGGGAATGCAAAGGTAGAGATGATGATGACGTGGCAACACTGTGTGGCAGGGAATGCTGTTTTATAGCAATACATGGAGACACGTCAACTATTTTAAAAGGCCTGACTTTTTTTTACCAGACTGCTTCCGCATGGTTAGCAAATGAAATAGAACGGTCAGTTCGGTCAGTGCTTTCTCCTGCCTCCTATTTCCTTTCATGAGAAATATTCCCAATACAGAATGTAGAATGGTTCACACAGCACAGTATAGTAGTGAAAGGTGTGAGAAGTatttttaagcaataaggccagaggtgTGGTATatcgccaatataccacggctaagggctcttcttaagcacgacgcaacgcggagtgcctggacacagcccttagccgtggtatattggccatatatcacaaaccccccccaggtgccttattgctactaTAAACTGGTTACGAATGTAATTAGAGCAgcacaaatgttttgtcatacccgtggtatacggacTGAtacaccacggctgtcagccaatcagcattcagggctcgacccacccagtttataatcctgCTTGTGAAGTGAAGCCCTGACTAAGCACTGATGTGTATTTCACCTCCTGAATGTCTCATGTTGTTTAGTAGTACATGGTTATAATACACTTAATTATATGGATTAGTATACCGTTTGTCTTACTGCTAGTCGTTGGATCAGTGAAACGTAAAATAACTTACCCTACAATGCCTTCaatgaatacagtatatatttattgGCCTCATAAGGTGCCTGTTTTGAGGTCATCTATACTTGTACAATGCAGAATACCTCCACTGTGTGCTGTTTGCAATGTTTCAAACTTTAAACACAACGTTTGGATCTGTCTTCGATGTAGCTTTAGGGAATAATCACAACTGAAGTTCTTGTGAAATGGTGCTGTTCCTACATGTATTAGGATTCTTGTGTACTGGTGTTTcagatgttatttatttttcaatataATATACTTGttaaattatgtaaatgtatcCTGTTTTTTTGCATTTTCCTTAAAGCATATACTTTTTGCTTGTATAACTACTAGAATGTCTATCTTCAACTGTCTGATAAGCTGAAGCCTAGTTTACATGATGCAGTGCCTCAAAGTAGGAGGCCTCATACATTTTTAAGCTATACTCTGTAAAAACAATGGAATATAAGTTAATTAAATGTTTTCTGATTAATCCTGTGTATTGTTCTTTATATTTTCTATCACGATCACAAACCAGGGATCAGTTTCTGAGAACTAGAACGTTGCATTTAAAACTGGTACAGTGTCTATCTAGGTTCTGACACTGTTTTGTGTAAAGCTTTATTTACATATTTCCCGGAGTGCCTTGCCTTTTGGGTGAAGTGTAGTTACTACCCATAAATGTATTTGACAGAGACATGCTTGTTGTAGTCATCCATTTTCAGTCTTGTAGCCTTCAAGGGAGATCCTAAGCAAATTTAACACAATACAACAAGCATTTCGTAAGGCCTTATTTTGAAGGTGTAGTTTTAccctgaaactcatggtttacagcAGTGATGGGGAAACTGAGGCTTTCTGTCCACAATGCacattagtgacatctgctggtcagcaatatggcagtgtgatttaaaaaaagaaataattcGCCACCGTTTTAATCAAAACTCCGTGGTGCAGTGGTAAATTGTTCTTAGTAGCATATAACCAGGTTCCCATCATGCTTCCCTTTTTGCCTTCAAGtttactatttaaaaaaaaaatgtaatcgatGTCATTATTTGGGATGCTTAAttaaggcacaagggggtgtggtatatggccaatataccacggctaagggctgttaggCACAGCCGTGGCatattggccatatgccacaaactcccgaggtgccttattgctattataaactagttagcaatgtaattagagcagtaaaaatacatgtcataTCCGGGGTATATGAATATGTAGAGGCAGTTGCTGTGCGTTCTGTGTGGCGCATACGTTTGATTTATCGTAATATGagtcaaactgtatgcgtagactgctagacagaaatggtagcagaaggtaaatgtttaacttttgttaatcatatccagatgatgctggaTATGTGCAACGACACTGTCGGTGGGATCAAGGCGTTAGCAATTTTGACTCATGCTTTGGAGCTCTGGTATCAACCGTAACATCattggtttacaggccacatcagccctgcaagtcacattatgctggcttgcaaagtgatgtgtaattcctaatGGAATCCAGCCCGAGTGGGGATAGCCAACATTTGGAATGACTGCTGGGTTGATTAGATTAAGGTAGCCCGCAAGACTACCCAAACCATCTTAAcaggaacaaccatttcagtaacggttGCAAAAGTCATACAGAGAAagttggattagtttagaaaaacgcatgttattTATATTTAAGTAGCATCAAATTAATCAAGTGTTcatgcaaaaaatgtattttggaaACAGACAATTCAAAAAAAATGCACTgtacctgcaatagagcatacTGGGAAATATAATGATGGTCGTGGTTTTTGTTTAACACCACACAGAGTGAATGAAAacacctgaatcaacactagaaatgttacactgaaaaatcaacactaggtatctctggccaatttgctgtgtaaaAAGATCCTCTTTTGTGTCGTCTTTTATAGGGCTTTGTGTCGTCTTTTATAAAAGATAATATAGCTTTAAGTCCAATACATACTGATAGCAGAACAGGAAACATTGTTGAAGACTTTTATTTCAAAGTttccattataaaaaaaaaaactaccatTTAAACTTCTCTGTATGAAGGTCTTTTAAAATGTGGTCTTGTTTTTCACCTCAGGGCTCAAGTATTTTGGAATCTTCCAACATGCCAAAATGGAGATGGGAATACTTCCTCCTCTACACAGCTAAGGAAATGATAAGCAAGTTCTGAAAACAAGACCTCTTCAAATACAGAGAACCAATATATGGTAAGAAAATAAAAGCAACaagttaatatattttttttgccagAGGACCAACCCCAATGTGACCAGGCCTCGAACTTCAGTTCCCTGAGTTAGTAACAAAGAGCATTCATAGCCTTCAGCAAATATTACATGACCATATCTAAAAGAACAACAGTCATTTAAGTTTCGTTACAAAGCACAGACATACCTTTTCTATTGCGCAAGCATTAACATAGATTAAAGTACATTTCAATTTCTCGTTTGTGCAAGCTACAGAtgtagtatcttaatttgatcaccctgatgcaggaaatgcaaacttgtagctAGTGTATTccatttt from Salmo trutta chromosome 9, fSalTru1.1, whole genome shotgun sequence includes these protein-coding regions:
- the si:dkey-98f17.5 gene encoding uncharacterized protein si:dkey-98f17.5, with product MVEGSSAAVMSGGRKPRSVANPLESAITTPSERILRECHNLYIDSDNGLVKIASRLGLRLLPPRKKIIVMIMGNHSAGKSSFINWYVEEHIQKTGVAIETQGFTFITSGRKRESLTGNATLHLYPHFRPLLEFKGVTDYLSAEISTSKQKKFSLVTFVDTPGLVDGDMVYPFDVNRAITSFGEQADLVFVFFDPMGQALCKRTLNIVEKLSDKVADKLRFYLSKADEAGRETDRQRVMMQIVQELCRRPGLNKCGFEMPTIYIPNPQKPSRCVNQIDGVCQTIEKTINQAVQKTLDQLEKDCDLISSTIDSKLSQDRADVSFNSSVRLHSFLCGALGILLPCLFILSFIVNTLTPEELQELLGDGLAKALGLSMGVVVFLWTWIPEDFQILFMIIFGVLCYFFFCLAKYFARQGNRTLTKKEKRSLTEYSDYVQDVVKAKKGKLYEEYLAQCAAEYDF